Proteins encoded by one window of Haematobia irritans isolate KBUSLIRL chromosome 2, ASM5000362v1, whole genome shotgun sequence:
- the LOC142224902 gene encoding uncharacterized protein LOC142224902, translated as MIKNSVFGWDASENAYVTALYTRVQLENNSVFVNLLTSKSRVSPIKTLSIPKLALCGATLLAEVVDSVIPSLKVSQDEIYKWTDSTIVLAWLQKPACSWKVFVANRVSIIANKVGVDNWFHVDTFSNPADLATRGVYPKDLINCHLWWQGPPWLAKSPDSWPVANNFVLGTDLEQKVVRVHVAITPDQQDILERFSSYNWAFPPSQSP; from the exons ATGATAAAGAACTCAGTATTCGGATG GGACGCATCTGAGAATGCGTATGTCACGGCATTATATACTCGTGTCCAATTGGaaaataattcagtttttgtAAATCTCCTCACTTCCAAATCCAGAGTTTCGCCAATTAAAACGCTATCAATTCCGAAACTTGCGCTCTGTGGAGCTACTTTACTAGCAGAAGTGGTTGATTCTGTAATTCCTTCTTTGAAAGTTTCCCAGGATGAGATTTATAAATGGACAGACTCAACTATTGTGTTGGCCTGGCTTCAGAAACCAGCTTGTAGTTGGAAAGTGTTTGTTGCCAACCGAGTTTCGATTATTGCCAACAAGGTAGGCGTGGACAACTGGTTCCATGTTGACACTTTTTCAAACCCGGCAGATTTGGCAACGCGCGGAGTTTACCCAAAAGATTTAATCAATTGTCACTTGTGGTGGCAAGGTCCTCCATGGTTGGCAAAATCTCCTGACTCTTGGCCAGTCGCTAATAACTTTGTGCTAGGAACAGATTTGGAGCAAAAGGTAGTAAGAGTTCACGTCGCAATCACTCCAGACCAACAAGATATCCTAGAACGTTTTTCTTCGTATAACTGGGCGTTTCCTCCATCGCAGTCACCCTAA
- the LOC142224903 gene encoding uncharacterized protein LOC142224903: MSRTLRTKIPSVANNFDSKLINKTEYTDKIQSNMRKVTERYNAKSKSLKPMHEGDKVMFKKNPQSHWYPGKVAEICKEPRSYIILDQNVSKFRRSHNHIRKSTQSSLNYANIENDINSDNYENTTNIQETERILFRKNPNNKIQDFELKTVTFGVNAAPYLAFRTLMQLAQDCQNMFPIASQIIKDDMYVDDVLTGSHDIHSALKAKDQLIGALNTACFPLRKLTSNCTEILETLPKEHVLKEDFLVFDESSQTKALGVKWNAKLDCFLFIVRKLSNKPNYTKREILSEISKIFDPAGWLAPIVILAKILMRQIWLTKIDWDEDLLPNDPQDWKKFLDSYMAIDSIQIPRWISYSPTCRIHFHAFCDASENAYVTALYTRVQLENNSVFVNLLTSKSRVSPIKTLSIPKLALCGATLLAEVVDSVIPSLKVSQDEIYKWTDSTIVLAWLQKPACSWKVFVANRVSIIANKVGVDNWFHVDTFSNPADLATRGVYPKDLINCHLWWQGPPWLAKSPDSWPVANNFVLGTDLEQKVVRVHVAITPDQQDILERFSSYNWAFPPSQSP, encoded by the exons ATGTCTAGAACTTTGCGTACTAAAATTCCTTCTGTTGCCAACAATTTTGATTCTAAATTGATAAATAAAACTGAATATACTGATAAGATACAGTCAAATATGAGGAAAGTGACAGAAAGGTATAATGCtaaatcaaaatccttaaaaccAATGCATGAGGGTGACAAGGTAATGTTCAAAAAGAATCCTCAAAGTCATTGGTATCCGGGAAAAGTTGCAGAAATTTGCAAGGAACCAAGGTCATATATTATATTAgatcaaaatgtctctaaatttAGAAGAAGTCATAATCATATAAGAAAATCAACTCAGAGTAGTTTAAATTATGCTAATATTGAGAATGATATAAATTCTGATAATTACGAAAACACAACGAATATACAGGAAACAGAAAG AATATTATTTCGTAAAAATCCAAACAACAAAATCCAAGATTTCGAGCTAAAAACCGTAACCTTCGGGGTTAATGCGGCTCCATATTTAGCTTTTCGAACCCTCATGCAGCTCGCACAGGATTGTCAGAATATGTTTCCAATAGCAAGTCAAATCATAAAGGATGACATGTATGTAGATGATGTTCTAACCGGCAGCCATGATATCCACTCCGCTTTGAAGGCAAAAGATCAACTGATTGGGGCCCTGAATACTGCATGTTTTCCACTAAGAAAATTGACATCAAACTGCACTGAAATTCTTGAAACATTGCCAAAGGAACACGTTTTGAAGGAAGATTTTCTTGTTTTCGATGAGAGCAGTCAGACCAAAGCACTTGGTGTAAAATGGAACGCCAAGTTAGATTGTTTTTTATTCATTGTACGGAAATTATCCAACAAACCTAATTACACTAAGAGAGAAATCCTCTCTGAAATATCAAAGATTTTTGACCCCGCAGGTTGGTTGGCACCAATCGTTATTCTTGCCAAAATTCTTATGAGACAAATATGGTTAACCAAAATTGATTGGGACGAAGATCTTTTACCCAACGATCCCCAAGATTGGAAGAAATTTTTAGATAGCTATATGGCTAtagattccatccaaatccccagatGGATTTCTTACTCCCCAACATGTCGCATACACTTTCATGCATTTTGTGACGCATCTGAGAATGCGTATGTCACGGCATTATATACTCGTGTCCAATTGGaaaataattcagtttttgtAAATCTCCTCACTTCCAAATCCAGAGTTTCGCCAATTAAAACGCTATCAATTCCGAAACTTGCGCTCTGTGGAGCTACTTTACTAGCAGAAGTGGTTGATTCTGTAATTCCTTCTTTGAAAGTTTCCCAGGATGAGATTTATAAATGGACAGACTCAACTATTGTGTTGGCCTGGCTTCAGAAACCAGCTTGTAGTTGGAAAGTGTTTGTTGCCAACCGAGTTTCGATTATTGCCAACAAGGTAGGCGTGGACAACTGGTTCCATGTTGACACTTTTTCAAACCCGGCAGATTTGGCAACGCGCGGAGTTTACCCAAAAGATTTAATCAATTGTCACTTGTGGTGGCAAGGTCCTCCATGGTTGGCAAAATCTCCTGACTCTTGGCCAGTCGCTAATAACTTTGTGCTAGGAACAGATTTGGAGCAAAAGGTAGTAAGAGTTCACGTCGCAATCACTCCAGACCAACAAGATATCCTAGAACGTTTTTCTTCGTATAACTGGGCGTTTCCTCCATCGCAGTCACCCTAA